In the genome of Myroides phaeus, one region contains:
- a CDS encoding exonuclease SbcCD subunit D, whose amino-acid sequence MALKILHTADWHLGKRLDNYSRLDEQKEVLEEICKIADKEKVDLVLLAGDLFDTFNPPIEAVDLFYKTLKRLAKNGERPVIAIAGNHDSPERIDAPDPLARECGIIFVGFPNAEVKPFAIEDHFKVSKSAPGFIEIRLKDFKQPIRIIHTPYANEVRLRKALNVEDKTEALNSVLQETWQALADKYCKTKGVNLLISHLYMMNRNGEMLEEPDGEKPLKIGNADLIYSDIIPEQIQYTALGHLHRAHQIGPDDRPVVYSGSPLGYSFSEAGQRKCVMIIEAEANKPVTYRQMPLQKGRPLSRVKFANIEEAIFWLLSNPEPLVELTLVSDTFLNADDIKRLNQAHDGIISIIPIVNMDKEAGDKEVNQVNLEQDIKGLFSDYFKQRYSGQLPNEEIIDLFNEILNEE is encoded by the coding sequence ATGGCATTGAAGATACTACATACAGCCGATTGGCACCTTGGAAAACGATTAGATAATTATAGTAGACTTGACGAACAAAAGGAGGTTTTAGAAGAAATTTGTAAAATCGCCGATAAAGAGAAAGTGGATTTAGTTCTACTGGCTGGTGATTTGTTTGACACGTTTAACCCACCGATTGAAGCAGTTGATTTGTTTTATAAAACATTGAAGCGATTGGCTAAGAATGGAGAGCGTCCTGTAATTGCTATTGCAGGAAACCACGATAGTCCTGAACGTATTGATGCGCCAGATCCATTGGCAAGGGAGTGTGGAATTATCTTTGTTGGGTTTCCTAATGCTGAGGTTAAACCATTTGCGATAGAAGATCATTTTAAGGTTTCTAAGTCGGCACCTGGATTTATTGAAATAAGACTGAAAGACTTCAAACAACCTATTCGTATTATACATACGCCTTATGCTAATGAAGTAAGGCTGAGAAAGGCTTTGAATGTAGAGGATAAAACGGAGGCATTGAATAGTGTTTTACAAGAGACGTGGCAAGCATTGGCTGATAAGTATTGTAAGACGAAAGGGGTGAATTTATTGATTTCTCATTTGTATATGATGAATAGAAATGGGGAGATGTTAGAGGAACCAGATGGAGAAAAACCATTGAAAATAGGTAATGCAGATTTGATTTATAGTGATATCATTCCAGAGCAAATACAATATACTGCTTTAGGTCACCTTCATAGAGCACATCAAATAGGACCGGATGATCGCCCTGTGGTGTATTCTGGTAGTCCATTGGGCTATAGTTTTAGCGAAGCAGGACAGCGTAAATGCGTTATGATAATTGAGGCAGAGGCAAATAAGCCGGTTACTTACAGACAAATGCCTTTGCAAAAGGGAAGACCTCTTTCGCGAGTGAAGTTTGCAAATATTGAAGAGGCTATCTTTTGGCTATTGTCTAATCCTGAGCCATTGGTTGAGTTAACCTTGGTGAGTGATACTTTCCTAAATGCTGATGATATTAAGAGGTTAAACCAAGCACACGATGGTATTATATCTATCATCCCAATTGTGAATATGGATAAGGAAGCTGGAGATAAGGAAGTGAATCAAGTGAATTTGGAACAAGATATTAAAGGGTTGTTTTCTGATTATTTTAAACAGCGATATAGTGGGCAATTGCCTAATGAAGAGATAATTGATTTGTTTAATGAAATTTTAAATGAAGAATAG
- a CDS encoding DsbA family oxidoreductase has protein sequence MKVEIWSDVMCPFCFVGKKHFESALEQLPFKDKIQVEWKSYQLDPTLPEEGANMSTKEYLVNRKGMPMEQIEGMLAHLQQAGSAVGIDFRQDIAIPVNTFRAHRLSHFAQKAGKGNEMEEALFLAHFTEGKNVGDIEVLATLAETVGLNKAEVKAFLETEEQTAEVQKDIQEAQAIGVSGVPFFVLDRKYGVSGAQPVEAFVEALTQAYQESKPQFEMKGNQDAGACGPEGCEI, from the coding sequence ATGAAAGTAGAAATATGGTCAGACGTTATGTGCCCCTTCTGTTTTGTTGGAAAAAAACACTTTGAAAGTGCATTAGAACAATTGCCTTTTAAAGATAAGATTCAAGTGGAATGGAAGAGTTACCAATTAGATCCAACATTGCCAGAAGAAGGTGCTAATATGTCTACTAAAGAGTATTTGGTAAACAGAAAAGGTATGCCAATGGAGCAAATTGAAGGAATGTTAGCTCATTTACAACAAGCGGGTTCTGCTGTTGGAATTGATTTCAGACAAGATATTGCTATTCCTGTAAATACTTTTAGAGCGCACCGTTTAAGTCACTTTGCTCAAAAAGCAGGTAAAGGGAACGAGATGGAAGAAGCGTTGTTCTTAGCTCATTTTACAGAAGGTAAAAATGTTGGTGATATTGAAGTATTAGCGACGTTAGCGGAAACAGTTGGATTGAATAAAGCTGAGGTTAAAGCATTTTTGGAAACAGAAGAGCAAACAGCTGAGGTACAAAAAGATATTCAAGAAGCACAAGCTATCGGTGTGTCTGGTGTTCCATTTTTTGTGTTAGACAGAAAATACGGAGTATCTGGAGCGCAACCAGTAGAGGCGTTTGTTGAAGCATTAACGCAAGCTTACCAAGAAAGTAAACCACAATTTGAAATGAAAGGAAATCAAGACGCAGGTGCTTGTGGACCGGAAGGATGTGAGATTTAA
- a CDS encoding DUF2905 domain-containing protein, which translates to MGKSIIFIGIVIVIIGLIVQFTPFNFNWFGRLPGDIHVERPGFSFFMPISSMIILSIVISGLIWLYNRFFS; encoded by the coding sequence ATGGGAAAGTCAATTATATTTATCGGAATTGTCATAGTTATTATCGGACTAATTGTACAATTTACACCATTCAACTTTAATTGGTTTGGCAGACTACCAGGAGATATTCACGTTGAACGCCCTGGCTTCTCTTTCTTTATGCCTATCAGCAGTATGATAATTTTGTCTATTGTAATTAGTGGACTAATTTGGCTTTACAATCGTTTCTTTTCTTAG
- a CDS encoding CynX/NimT family MFS transporter: MNTKVETSQGDVSKMKKILMFLGVIFIASNLRAPLTSVGPVVAEISKALSLSNTAAGLITTIPLMAFALLSGVVPKVSRKYGMELVLLGSIILLTIGLIIRPLGSIVSLFLGAALVGTAITVGNVLMPAFIKNNFSNKVGTMMGVYSVAMNLTAALAAGFSISLGRITNFGWKGSIGIWLVLSLVTIVVWIPQLKKKQEETVKGDFPIEENTVNLYKSGLAWAVTVFMGVQSLLFYCLAAWLPKVAQTWGMSIEDSGWILSYVQFAQLPMTFAGAIIASKMNNQKLLSLIVGLLFIVGIGGILIFKTDYIVLWCVLIGAGSGLAFSLSMLFFVLRTRSTVQSAELSGMAQAFGYLIAACGPPLFGAFYDFSGSWTSSFIFLLVMSVTLLISGIIAGKDTWVK; encoded by the coding sequence ATGAATACAAAAGTAGAAACAAGTCAGGGTGATGTCTCAAAAATGAAGAAGATACTGATGTTTTTAGGTGTAATATTTATAGCATCTAATCTACGTGCCCCACTAACCTCTGTTGGTCCAGTAGTAGCAGAGATAAGTAAAGCTTTATCCTTGTCAAATACTGCGGCAGGATTAATTACTACAATTCCCCTAATGGCATTTGCCTTGTTATCAGGCGTTGTTCCAAAAGTATCTCGTAAATACGGAATGGAATTAGTATTACTTGGTTCCATTATATTGTTGACAATCGGTTTAATCATTAGACCTTTAGGAAGTATTGTCTCTCTATTTCTTGGAGCAGCATTAGTAGGTACAGCAATTACAGTTGGAAACGTATTAATGCCTGCATTTATTAAAAATAACTTTAGCAATAAAGTAGGAACAATGATGGGGGTGTACTCTGTAGCTATGAATTTAACAGCGGCATTAGCGGCGGGGTTCAGCATTAGCTTAGGGCGTATCACAAACTTTGGATGGAAAGGATCAATTGGTATTTGGTTGGTTTTATCTTTAGTGACTATTGTAGTGTGGATACCACAATTAAAGAAGAAGCAAGAAGAAACAGTTAAGGGAGATTTTCCTATTGAAGAGAATACGGTAAACTTGTATAAATCTGGATTAGCTTGGGCTGTAACGGTATTTATGGGAGTACAATCGTTATTGTTCTATTGTTTGGCTGCTTGGTTGCCTAAAGTAGCTCAAACGTGGGGAATGTCAATAGAAGACTCTGGGTGGATATTGTCTTACGTTCAGTTTGCTCAATTGCCAATGACATTTGCTGGTGCTATTATAGCAAGTAAAATGAATAATCAAAAATTGCTTTCACTGATAGTAGGGTTGTTGTTTATTGTTGGAATAGGGGGAATCCTTATATTCAAAACAGACTACATCGTATTGTGGTGTGTACTTATTGGAGCTGGAAGTGGATTAGCATTTAGTTTATCAATGCTTTTCTTTGTCTTGCGTACTCGTAGTACAGTACAATCGGCTGAATTATCTGGAATGGCACAGGCTTTTGGTTATTTAATAGCAGCTTGTGGTCCTCCGTTATTTGGTGCTTTTTACGACTTCTCAGGAAGTTGGACATCGTCTTTTATTTTCCTTTTAGTTATGTCAGTTACCCTTTTGATCTCTGGTATTATTGCAGGAAAAGATACTTGGGTTAAGTAA
- a CDS encoding AraC family transcriptional regulator — MDGHKLVDEVGKDVFVWHAKQWKHTDEFHSHKKAQLVFVEEGYQYLHIEENHFLLPQNHVAWIPSNAIHKTTTSSEHVSLRTLYFDIDNLPPFYDELYLFAIPPVLKEMILYTEKWSMLKEENKSESLFLKAILHELPSFIDNAVPLQTPVPKSKNLIDIAAYIHQNYQHKINIEEVATMFHLSIRTLERQFKKETGISIAKYIQMVKIIKSIELLSEGVLTINEIAFKVGYSSAQSYSNVFTKLIGRRPSDFLNQIKGQAQKLGY; from the coding sequence ATGGATGGGCATAAATTAGTAGATGAAGTTGGAAAAGACGTTTTTGTGTGGCACGCAAAACAGTGGAAACACACAGATGAATTTCACTCTCACAAAAAAGCACAATTAGTATTTGTAGAAGAAGGATATCAATATCTACATATTGAAGAGAACCACTTCTTACTACCACAAAATCACGTGGCTTGGATACCTTCAAACGCTATTCACAAAACAACTACCTCATCAGAACACGTATCTCTGCGCACGTTGTATTTTGACATTGATAATCTCCCGCCTTTCTATGATGAATTGTATTTATTTGCTATTCCGCCTGTACTTAAGGAAATGATACTTTACACAGAAAAATGGTCAATGCTAAAAGAAGAAAACAAGAGTGAGTCCCTCTTTCTAAAGGCGATATTACACGAGTTACCTTCGTTTATTGACAATGCTGTACCCTTGCAAACTCCTGTACCCAAGAGTAAGAACTTAATAGATATTGCTGCTTATATACATCAAAACTATCAACATAAAATAAACATTGAAGAAGTAGCGACAATGTTTCACTTGAGCATTCGTACGTTAGAACGACAGTTTAAAAAAGAAACAGGTATTAGCATTGCAAAGTATATACAAATGGTCAAGATTATTAAGTCCATTGAGTTACTTAGTGAAGGCGTATTAACCATCAATGAAATCGCTTTTAAAGTAGGCTATAGCAGTGCGCAATCTTACAGCAATGTATTTACAAAATTAATAGGTAGAAGGCCGAGTGATTTCTTAAATCAAATTAAGGGTCAGGCACAAAAGTTAGGATACTAA
- a CDS encoding dipeptidyl-peptidase 3 family protein, with protein sequence MRLNTIACIALASAMFLSCGKDKENKTNNENATEVENFEYSVDKFGDIEVLRYQIPGWDDLTLKEKTLVYYLSQAGYVGRDIMWDQNYKHNLKIRKALENIYVNYQGDKTTEDWKNFVVYVKRVWFSNGIHHHYSNDKIKPAFAKAYFDTLLKETNTTLDNNVAEILFNDVDNKKVNLDASKDLVVGSAINFYGEGVTAKEAEDFYANMTSPDANRPLSIGLNSKLVKENGKLVEKVWKSGGLYGPAIDQIIYWLEKAQTVAENQKQADAIGLLIKFYETGDLKSWDDYNVAWVQATEGNIDYNNGFIEVYNDPLGHKGSYESVVQIKDFDMSKKMEVLSHEAQWFEDNSPLIDAHKKKSVVGVTYKTVIVASESGDASPSTPIGVNLPNADWIRAEHGSKSISLGNIIDSYNHASGSDRLKEFVHDEEEFQLEEKYGELADKLHTALHEVIGHASGQINPGVGQPQVTLKSYASTLEEGRADLVGLFYLYNPKLQELGLVDDWKAVGKAAYDGYIRNGLMLQLVRLEPGADIEEAHMRNRQWVSAWVFEKGKKDNVIEKVVRDGKTYFNITDYEKLHELFGQLLRETQRIKSEGDFKAAKALVENYGVKVDQAIHKEVLARNAKFNSAPYRGFVNPYIVPVKNDKGEITDFEIKQPESFEAQMLYYAKEYSFLPVEN encoded by the coding sequence ATGAGATTAAACACTATTGCTTGTATTGCACTTGCTTCAGCAATGTTCCTTTCTTGTGGGAAAGATAAAGAGAATAAAACAAATAACGAGAACGCAACAGAAGTGGAGAACTTTGAATACAGTGTAGACAAGTTTGGAGATATCGAGGTTTTAAGATATCAAATTCCAGGATGGGATGACTTGACTTTAAAAGAAAAAACATTAGTATATTATTTGAGCCAAGCTGGTTATGTAGGTCGCGATATTATGTGGGACCAAAACTATAAGCATAACTTAAAGATCCGTAAGGCTCTTGAAAATATCTATGTAAACTACCAAGGAGATAAAACAACTGAAGATTGGAAAAATTTTGTGGTTTATGTAAAAAGAGTATGGTTCTCTAACGGTATTCACCACCATTACTCAAATGATAAAATTAAACCTGCATTTGCAAAAGCATACTTTGATACTTTATTGAAAGAAACAAATACAACATTAGATAATAATGTTGCAGAGATTCTTTTTAATGATGTTGATAATAAGAAAGTAAACTTAGACGCATCTAAGGATTTAGTAGTTGGTTCTGCTATAAACTTCTATGGAGAAGGTGTTACAGCTAAAGAAGCAGAGGATTTCTATGCTAATATGACAAGCCCTGATGCTAATCGTCCTTTGTCTATCGGTTTAAACTCTAAATTGGTAAAAGAGAACGGTAAGTTAGTTGAGAAAGTTTGGAAAAGTGGAGGCTTGTATGGTCCAGCTATTGACCAAATTATCTATTGGTTAGAAAAAGCACAGACTGTTGCTGAAAACCAAAAGCAAGCTGACGCTATTGGCTTGTTGATTAAATTCTACGAAACAGGAGATTTAAAATCTTGGGATGATTATAATGTTGCGTGGGTACAAGCAACTGAAGGAAATATTGATTATAATAACGGATTTATTGAAGTGTACAATGACCCATTAGGACATAAAGGTTCTTATGAGAGTGTTGTTCAAATCAAAGACTTTGATATGTCTAAGAAAATGGAAGTTTTATCTCACGAGGCACAGTGGTTCGAGGATAACTCTCCGTTAATTGACGCACATAAAAAGAAAAGTGTAGTAGGGGTAACTTACAAAACTGTTATCGTTGCTTCTGAATCTGGTGATGCATCTCCAAGTACACCTATCGGAGTAAACTTACCAAACGCAGATTGGATTAGAGCAGAACACGGTTCTAAATCAATTTCATTAGGTAATATTATTGACTCTTACAATCACGCAAGTGGTTCTGATCGTTTGAAAGAGTTTGTTCACGATGAAGAGGAATTCCAATTGGAGGAAAAATATGGTGAATTAGCTGATAAATTACATACAGCTTTACACGAAGTTATCGGACACGCGTCTGGGCAAATTAACCCTGGTGTTGGACAACCACAAGTAACTTTAAAAAGCTATGCTTCTACATTAGAAGAAGGACGTGCTGACTTAGTTGGATTATTCTACTTATACAACCCTAAATTACAAGAATTAGGATTAGTAGATGATTGGAAAGCAGTAGGAAAAGCAGCTTATGATGGATACATCAGAAATGGATTAATGTTACAATTAGTGCGTTTAGAGCCAGGTGCTGATATTGAGGAAGCTCATATGAGAAACCGCCAATGGGTTAGTGCTTGGGTATTCGAAAAAGGTAAAAAAGACAACGTAATTGAGAAAGTTGTTCGCGATGGTAAAACATATTTCAATATTACTGATTATGAAAAACTACACGAATTATTTGGTCAGTTATTAAGAGAAACTCAACGTATCAAATCTGAAGGAGACTTTAAGGCTGCAAAAGCTTTAGTTGAAAACTACGGAGTGAAAGTTGATCAAGCTATTCACAAAGAAGTATTAGCAAGAAACGCTAAATTTAATTCTGCTCCATACAGAGGATTCGTAAATCCTTATATTGTTCCTGTGAAAAATGATAAAGGAGAGATTACTGATTTCGAAATTAAACAACCAGAGTCTTTTGAAGCTCAAATGTTGTACTACGCTAAAGAGTATAGTTTCTTACCAGTAGAAAACTAA